The DNA sequence aatcctgggttgtcaagctttacaagcaggcattttaaaccattgagccatctctccagccctccataaaaGTGTTTGATTCTACACATACATTCTATGATGTTGAAAATGTAAAGGGTTGATATCTACTTTTGACCTGTACAGAATTAGCCGTTTCATTGAGTTCAGTTTCAAAGTAGTTAAGGCTACATTTACTAGCACCAATTACTTAAACGGAGCCCTTAGTCCTCAAAGTTAGGAGAGAAGCATATATCATTCGTCACTCTCCAGTGGTGGAAGTCAACATGTCCTTGACTGGGAACTGAATGTTATCTGCAACTAAGGGAGGGGCTGTGGCTGGGCTCACTGGCACAAAAACCACATCACTcagcaatgaaaatgaactcttccccttttctctccAAGGAACAGGAACAAGAGGATGGAGAATGATACAGAGGCACTTGACATCGACAAAAGGAAGCAATAGAGGCAGGCTCCAAGACAAATGAGGAAGGCCTCAGATGTGCAGAAACTGACACCCACCCTGTAAGTGGAGTGGGTCTCCAGGTCGACAGGGTGGAGGCACCCCTACAAAAAAGGACACAGCCACATGACCACCTCCCCCCGCAGCTTATTTCTGGCTGCACAGTGGTTGTCAAAGGGAGGAAGGGTCAGTAAAATGGAGTTGAAGGCAAAGTTGTAAAGATGGCCACAGCCCCTGTGGTATTTGTTGGCTCTGGGGTAACAAGGATGTGATGCAGTGAGACAGAGGGGGCACACACAGGCTCAAATGAAGGTCATGCACCTGACCCCAGTTACACAGAGGAGCAGCAGGGCAGCTCAGGCTGTTCAGTGCTTAGACTACAAGCAGTACAGAGCGCTGGCACCAAGCTGGGTCACCTCCATCCCAGCAGATGTAGCCTGTGCTGAAGTTTCTGCATTCAAAAGTTCATTTTGAGCTGGGCGCGCCCTCCTCACGGGAGAGAAGTCAGTGAAAAGGGGCAAGAAGGGAAAGGCGtgtgcaagagaaaaaaaaaagtgtgataaATGTGAAATCTGATCCTGAGCCAGGAAAAGAGTGTGCAGCCAAGAGACCCCAGGGTACAGCTCGGGTCTCCACCAGTCATGTGCAGCTGAGCGAGCAGAGGGCCTGCGGGACAGGATACAAGACCGCCCATGGAGAACTCGGTGGCGCCCTGTGTCCTCTACCCGGGGGACGACTGCGTCCACGGGACCGAGCCTGGGGCTCCGGGCGAGGACAGCCCGCCTCTGCGGGCCGCAGAGGAGGAGGGCGTTGCATCCCCGGCGGCGCAGACACCCTGCAGTCTGAGCGCGTCCCTGTGCTTCAGCTCCGGGGATGACTCTCCGCCGCAGTCTCTAGCCTCGGCGGCTGAGGGCGacgcagcctcccctccctccagccGCACCGAGCAGCGCGTGGTGGAGACGCAGTGGGAAGTGAGCTGCGCGGGCGCCGCGTCGTCCCCCGAGGAGCGCGCGCGCCCGGAAGAGCCCGCGTCCCCGGAAGAGCCCGAGTCCCGCCACGAACGCGCGCGCCCCGTGGAGTCCGAGTGCGTGGAAGAACTCGGGGAGCCTTTGCCCTGGTCGCTCGGGGTCGGATCCGCTCACGGGGAGCCCGATTTGGTAATCGAGGTGTCCGGTCACCGGCTGCGGGCGCACAAGGCGGTGCTGGCGGCGCGCAGCGACTACTTCCGTGCGCGCGCGTCGCGGGACGTGCTGAGGGTGCAGGGAGTGAGCTTCGCGGCGCTGCGGCTGCTGCTGGCCGACGCGTACAGCGGGCGCATGGCGGGCGTGCGGCCCGACAACGTGGCCGAGGTGGTGGCCGGAGCGCGCCGCCTGCAGCTGCCCGGGGCCGCGCAGCGCGCCACCGACGCCGTGGCGCCGCAGCTGAGCCTGGCTAACTGCTACGAGGTGCTGAGCACCGCCAAGCGGCAGCGGCTCAACGAACTGCGCGACGCTGCCTACCGCTTCATGAGCGACCACTACCTGGAGGTGCTGCGCGAGCCCGCCGTCTTCGGCCGCCTGTCCGGTGCGGAGCGCGATCTGCTGCTGCGCCGCCGTTTGTGCGCGGGTCGCGCCTGCCTGCTGGCCGCCGCGCTCGGGCTGGCCGGGGAGCGCTCTGGCAGTCGTCCGCAGAGCCCGTCGGGGGACGCGGAGGCGCGCGGGGACGCAGCCATCTACTGCTATCACTCGGCGGCTGGAGAGTGGCGCGAGCTGACGCGCCTGCCCGAGGGCGCACCGGCGCGGGGCTGCGGCCTCTGCGTCCTCTTCAACTACCTCTTCGTGGCCGGGGGCGTGGCGCCTGCGGGCCCAGACGGCCGAGCGCGACCTTCCGACCAGGTCTTCTGCTACAACCCAGCCACCGACAGCTGGAGCACTGTGAGGCCGCTGCGCCAGGCACGCTCGCAGGTGCAGCTGCTGGCTCTGGACGGGCACCTGTACGCCGTGGGTGGGGAGTGTCTGCTCAGCGTGGAGCGCTATGACCCGCGCGCAGACCGCTGGAGTGCCGTGGCCCCACTACCCCGAGGCGCCTTCGCCGTGGCACATGAGGCCGCCACCTGCAACGGCGAGATCTACGTGTCTGGGGGTTCCCTCTTCTACCGCCTGCTCAAGTACGATCCCCGGAGGGATGAGTGGCAGGAGTGTCCGTGCAACAGCAGCAGAGAGCGCTCCGCTGACATGGTGGCCCTGGACGGCTTCCTCTATCGCTTCGACCTCAGTGGGAGCCGGGGAGACATGCAAGCCGCTGTCGGGCCTGCTGGAGGGGTCAGCGTCTTCCGCTACCACTGCCTGGCTAAGCAGTGGAGCCAGTGCGCCGCTCACCTGCGGCCACCAGGCTCTCCCGCAGGCCTGCAGCCCTTCCGCTGCGCTGCCCTGGATGGCACCATCTATTGCGTGAACCGTATGGGCACTTGGCGCTTTGTGCCTTCGCAGGACACCGAGTCTGGCAGCAGCGACGTGGGACCCGGTGGCAGCTTTGAGCCCGAGCCCCTCGGAGCCCCCTTGGATGTCAGGGGGGTACTTTTCCCCTTTGTGCTCAATCTGCCAGAGAAGCCAGACCGCGGGGAGCAAGATGGGGCTTAGGGTGAGGTCAACTTGGCATCTCCTCCTTTAGGCAGCTGTGGAGCCAAAGAAGcagtctccatcagctgtggTCTCAATGGGAAGGGGAGGACGATGGGGGGGGGcacaggaaaggagggagagggtaggatggGCTGCTGGCCACGCTACATCATGCAAATGCTTTGAAAGCAGGAGCTTTGCTAGCCCTAAAGATATTTTTACTGCAATGTTTTAAGCACCGCTTCCCCGCTCTGGATTCCTTTTTGCTTCCCTTTTAGTGGGGTCTATGGCATAAGGTGTAGGACTGGTGCAAATAAGAGAGCACGGTGAATGAGGGAGACGTGGAGGCTACAGATGAAGGCaaggtcagggtggcctcaggtgTCAGGGTGGATACAGGTGTAGTAGGGTGAGGAGGgatttcttcctccctccaaatTTGTGCCTACACAGTTCTCTTCTCACCAGTGACAAGGCCCCTGACCAAAGTGGTCCATAAAGTAGGCTGGATTGTAGTTTAAAATTATAACTGAGAAATTAAAATCTTGGTGACTTACTTAAAATTGGTTCCACCGTGTGCTCAAGTTTTGTGAGGCTCCactgcagaaaaaaataaaaggtaattttCCAGGCATAGAAGGTAAAATCTTTGATGACCAATATGGCTTCTAGCCCCCAAAGCATTGGAAATGTTCCCTGTGCCAAACTAGACACATAGCTGGGCCATGTGGCCTTGAGCCGGGCCTCTACTGTCTGGGTGGAGCTCTGTTATCTAGGAAGAGGGCCTTACTTAGTAAAGAGAGTGGTGATTTACTGTCATCTGGATTTTAAGTCTTGGATGAGAAAAATGTTAGCAGGCAGCACACAGGCAAGGCAAAGGTATGTTCTGCTTTAAAAGGACCCTGTGACAGCTGCTGGGCATATTCATACACTTGCCTGTTTTAGGATGAAGGAACTAAAAGGGAATTCTGTTCCtaaaatgagaacattaaaacttGAAACATAAAAGTGCCAGTTGTAGAAGCAAATGGTGCAGGAGCACTTTCAAGCCTCTCCTTGGTCATATCTTCTCTCATTCTGATGAGGGAGATTAACTTTTATGGTCTTCAGTCTAACATGAGGGAGCTTGTGGAGAAATGTGACAAGGAAAAAAGACATGTATAGTGAATTTAGTTTATAAAGTAAGTGACATTTATCTAATTGTAAGCTCAAAAAAATCCCATGTATAATGGGCAGGAGACTCACTACTTTGACAAGGTCAAAAATCATTTTCCCTCTCATTTTAGCATGATTGACTTTTCAAATATGAACATGCGGAGCTTCCTGTTTACTTAAAGCATTTAAGGACCAAATCCATCCTCACAAACCGATTTGGATTCCAGATCCAACCCATTTCTTTATTAACAATACTAGGATATATGGAATGTTACTGGAACAGAGTTAGATAAAGTTGTGCATTTGTCCCTAACACAATCTGCTTGCTAACCCAGGGTTGGAGAGTGGGTAATGGAAATAGGTTAATCAGTTTAGAGTTTGTGGTTCTGACAGGTCCAGTGAAGTGTGCTTAGAAATGATTGAATCTCATGCATGACCCAGGGGAATGGAATTTATGGTTATTGCTCACATGCATTCTGGTGGCTATGTGTTCATGATTACTCATAAACCAAGATGTCTTGGTGACTTGGTtaatcataaaaaagaaaaacaaatttcatatagcctggcttatttttttataggTGTGTACTGGAGAAACAGTAGTAGAAGAAATGCTATAGCAGAGGCAATGGATaatgtacattttatatatgGTACATTTTTCTCTAGAAGATTATTACTAGTGCTAAAATTTTTATATGAAACGGGTCCATATTTTCACTTAAGTATCAGATTCATAAACGCTGTCACTGTGATTTTTGCCTGCGAAGTTATTCTTGTGATACTTACTATTGAAATTGGGCCTCTGGAGTGACATTTCCCCCCAAGAGCATAGAGTGCTGGGAGTCAGGGGTGGGCAGCCATATGCAGCCCTGTGCCCAGCTGTGTATTAGTTCTTCATTTCCCATAATGAAGGAGGTCCCACACCAGACCAGATGGGGGCACCTTCCTGTGGAGATTGGCACATTCTCTTATCACACAGTATACACAGGAAACTCAAAGAACAAGTCAAAGGATGAATACATTAATTCAAGAGTCATTAATGGATGTATGGCCATTTGTTTGGAAAACATAGAATCGTATTTGTCCTATTTCTAAATAGGAATATTATCTGAAAACAGATGCCAGAGGGCCTGATAGGTCATTATATGAATGGTGAGTTTTGCTCTTGAGGGTTGGTTTCTAGGGGTGTAAGCCAAGGGTACCACCAATCCAACAAATGGGTATTGATTGGGGGAATAGTGTTAGATTGGCCTTCATTGTATGATCTTGAGATAGAGCCTTTCATATTCCACATAGCATCCTGAGTCAGAAATATCTCCATTTAGGAAATATAGTCTTGACCATCAGTTACAAGAGTCAAATGAGGCTAATGTGCTTGGGACATCATCTGCAGTACTCAGAAAATTAACCCTTGCACGCTGGCATTGCCAAGTATTTGAAAGAGCAGTGAGTGCCATTTTAAGGGGAAAGTGTGACACATATAAAAACCCGGCCCTTTGGTGACATGCAATGACAGTCATATTGTCAAAGTTCACTTGGAACTCAAGGCAACAAGCTAagtatttcttttcattctgttttgCACTTTGGCATGAGACAAGCCCCACACTTGGTGTTGACTCCTGGCAGCCTCATGTTCTTGGAACCTCATGATTCAATTTCGGAGGAAATTATTAATggcaaatgtttctttaaaaagtgaattcTGTGGAAATTTTGTTTACTACTAAGTTAAAATTCTTATCTATGTCAGTTTTGCTACACATATATAGGGA is a window from the Jaculus jaculus isolate mJacJac1 chromosome 12, mJacJac1.mat.Y.cur, whole genome shotgun sequence genome containing:
- the Kbtbd11 gene encoding kelch repeat and BTB domain-containing protein 11, producing the protein MENSVAPCVLYPGDDCVHGTEPGAPGEDSPPLRAAEEEGVASPAAQTPCSLSASLCFSSGDDSPPQSLASAAEGDAASPPSSRTEQRVVETQWEVSCAGAASSPEERARPEEPASPEEPESRHERARPVESECVEELGEPLPWSLGVGSAHGEPDLVIEVSGHRLRAHKAVLAARSDYFRARASRDVLRVQGVSFAALRLLLADAYSGRMAGVRPDNVAEVVAGARRLQLPGAAQRATDAVAPQLSLANCYEVLSTAKRQRLNELRDAAYRFMSDHYLEVLREPAVFGRLSGAERDLLLRRRLCAGRACLLAAALGLAGERSGSRPQSPSGDAEARGDAAIYCYHSAAGEWRELTRLPEGAPARGCGLCVLFNYLFVAGGVAPAGPDGRARPSDQVFCYNPATDSWSTVRPLRQARSQVQLLALDGHLYAVGGECLLSVERYDPRADRWSAVAPLPRGAFAVAHEAATCNGEIYVSGGSLFYRLLKYDPRRDEWQECPCNSSRERSADMVALDGFLYRFDLSGSRGDMQAAVGPAGGVSVFRYHCLAKQWSQCAAHLRPPGSPAGLQPFRCAALDGTIYCVNRMGTWRFVPSQDTESGSSDVGPGGSFEPEPLGAPLDVRGVLFPFVLNLPEKPDRGEQDGA